A DNA window from Siniperca chuatsi isolate FFG_IHB_CAS linkage group LG6, ASM2008510v1, whole genome shotgun sequence contains the following coding sequences:
- the LOC122877573 gene encoding divergent protein kinase domain 1A-like — MARGLFPWGVFKKPLYIQARFSYLHMKYLFFSWLAVFVGSWIVYVEYSSYTELCRGHDCKNSICNKYRKGVIDGSACSSLCEKDTLYLGKCFTAKANSQVYSGSWGDLEGVIKCQMDEAPHYDLGSEMEPRKEAVAFNKPTKGTSVEKFREMIQNHLKAKVGDQANLADLATQVLSVTDANKDGHISLPEARSTWALLQLNEFLLALILQDRGHTPKFLGFCGDLYVMEKVPYSPLYGISLPWIIEVWIPAGLRRSMDQWFTPSWPHKAKISIGLLELVEDVFHGTFGSFLMCDVSATSFGYNDRHDLKVMDARYIVPEAIFEEDIRQQRCDVDEDCLYGADCLTSCDLTKHRCTPEVTRPNLAKACEALKDYILRGAPSDVSEELEKQLYACIAMKGSAEQMEIEHSLILNNLKTLLWKKISHTKDS; from the exons ATGGCAAGAGGTCTGTTTCCATGGGGGGTCTTCAAAAAGCCTCTGTACATCCAG GCCAGATTTTCCTACCTACACATGAAGTACCTGTTCTTTTCCTGGCTGGCAGTGTTCGTGGGGAGCTGGATAGTGTATGTCGAGTACTCCTCCTACACAGAGCTGTGTCGCGGGCACGACTGCAAAAATTCAATA TGtaacaaatacagaaaaggaGTCATTGACGGCTCAGCCTGCAGCAGCCTGTGTGAGAAAGACACGCTTTACCTGGGGAAGTGCTTCACTGCCAAGGCCAACAGCCAA GTGTACTCTGGGAGCTGGGGAGACCTGGAGGGAGTCATTAAGTGCCAGATGGACGAGGCTCCTCATTATGATTTGGGAAGTGAGATGGAACCCAGGAAGGAGGCTGTGGCCTTTAACAAGCCCACCAAGGGGACCTCTGTGGAAAAGTTCAGAGAGATGATCCAAAACCACCTAAAG GCTAAAGTGGGGGATCAGGCCAACCTTGCAGACCTGGCAACCCAAGTATTGTCTGTAACAGATGCCAATAAGGACGGTCATATCTCGCTGCCTGAGGCTCGCTCCACGTGggctctgctgcagctcaaTGAATTCCTGCTGGCATTAATCCTGCAAGACAGAGGGCACACGCCTAAGTTCCTGGGCTTCTGTGGAGACCTGTATGTGATGGAGAAAGTGCCGTATTCGCCGTTGTATGGCATCAGTCTACCCTGGATCATTGAGGTGTGGATTCCTGCTGGTCTGCGCCGCAGCATGGACCAGTGGTTCACCCCCTCCTGGCCACACAAGGCCAAGATCTCCATCGGACTGCTGGAGCTGGTCGAGGACGTTTTCCATGGCACTTTTGGCAGCTTCCTCATGTGCGATGTGAGTGCCACCAGTTTTGGCTACAATGATCGCCATGACCTGAAGGTGATGGATGCACGGTACATTGTTCCTGAAGCCATCTTCGAAGAAGACATTAGGCAGCAGCGCTGCGATGTGGACGAGGACTGTCTCTACGGGGCAGACTGCCTCACTTCCTGTGACCTCACCAAGCACCGCTGCACACCCGAGGTCACCAGGCCAAATTTAGCTAAAGCCTGTGAAGCACTCAAGGACTATATCCTGAGAGGTGCCCCATCTGATGTGAGCGAGGAGCTTGAGAAGCAGCTGTACGCTTGCATTGCAATGAAAGGTTCAGCAGAACAGATGGAAATTGAGCACTCGCTAATTCTGAACAATCTAAAGACTTTGCTATGGAAGAAAATCTCTCATACCAAAGACtcctaa
- the LOC122877574 gene encoding 60S ribosomal protein L5 has protein sequence MGFVKVVKNKAYFKRYQVKFRRRREGKTDFFARKRLVVQDKNKYNTPKYRMIVRFSNRDIVCQIAYAKIEGDMIVCAAYSHELPKYGVSVGLTNYAAAYCTGLLLARRLLNKFGLDKVYEGQVEVTGDEFNVESIDGQPGAFTCYLDAGLARTTTGNKVFGALKGAVDGGLSIPHSTKRFPGYDPESKEFNAEVHRKHIMGINVSEYMSYLMEEDEDAYKKQFSRFIKNGVTPDSIEEMYKKAHAAIRENPVHEKKPPKEVKKKRWNRAKLSLAQRKDRVAQKKASFLRAQEQEASD, from the exons ATG GGTTTTGTTAAAGTGGTGAAGAACAAGGCCTACTTCAAGAGGTACCAGGTCAaattcaggaggaggagag AGGGAAAGACTGACTTCTTTGCTCGCAAGCGCCTGGTCGTACAAGATAAGAACAAGTACAACACACCCAAGTACCGGATGATTGTCCGTTTCTCTAACAGGGACATTGTCTGCCAG ATCGCCTATGCCAAGATTGAGGGTGATATGATCGTGTGTGCGGCCTACTCACACGAGCTGCCAAAATACGGGGTCTCCGTGGGCTTGACGAACTACGCAGCAGCCTACTGCACTGGTCTGCTGCTGGCCCGCAGA CTGCTGAACAAGTTTGGCCTGGATAAAGTGTACGAAGGCCAGGTGGAGGTGACAGGCGATGAGTTCAACGTGGAGAGCATTGATGGTCAGCCAGGCGCTTTTACCTGCTACCTGGATGCTGGGCTTGCTAGAACCACCACAGGCAACAAGGTGTTCGGTGCTCTTAAGGGAGCTGTGGATGGAGGCCTGTCCATCCCACACAG CACCAAGCGCTTCCCTGGGTATGATCCAGAGAGCAAGGAGTTCAACGCTGAGGTCCACCGCAAGCACATCATGGGCATCAACGTGTCAGAGTACATGAGCTACCTaatggaggaggatgaggatgcTTACAAAAAGCAGTTCTCCCGCTTCATCAAGAATGGAGTCACCCCTGATTCG ATTGAGGAAATGTACAAAAAGGCTCATGCTGCCATTCGGGAGAACCCAGTCCATGAAAAGAAGCCTCCCAAAGAAGTCAAGAAGAAGAG GTGGAACCGTGCCAAGCTCTCTCTGGCCCAGAGGAAAGACCGTGTCGCCCAGAAGAAGGCCAGTTTCCTCCGGGCTCAGGAGCAGGAGGCTTCAGATTGA
- the evi5b gene encoding EVI5-like protein isoform X5 produces MASQVAMPTSLQTPATSSSTSLSSPSSPAQLSPDDVELLAKLEEQNRLLETDSKSLRSMNGSRRNSGSSLVSSSSASSNLSHLEEDSWILWGRIVNEWEEVRKKKEKQLKDLVRKGIPHHFRAIVWQLLCSAQNMPIKDQYSELLKMTSPCEKLIRRDIARTYPEHEFFKEKDSLGQEVLFNVMKAYSLVDREVGYCQGSAFIVGLLLMQMPEEEAFCVFVKLMQDYRLRELFKPSMAELGLCMYQFEYMIQEQLPELHVHFQAQSFHTSMYASSWFLTIFLTSFPLPVATRIFDIFMCEGLEIVFRVGLAILQMNQTELIQLDMEGMLQHFQKVIPHQLDSGPDKVIQAAYQVKYNAKKMKKLEKDYTTIKTKEMEEQVEIKRLRTENRLLKQRIDTLEKESASLADRLIQGQVTRAQEAEENYLVKRELATVKQQSEEASAQLEQAKKTIRQLQQQQQPHAKGAPRYSEESVLQLERELVQARLKEAESQCALKEMQDKILDMEKRNTSLPDDTNVARLQEELIGVKLREAEALTGLKELRQQVRDLEEHWQRHLARTAGRWKDSPRKNTLSELQDELMSVRLREAEAQAELRETRQRMLELETQNQIHSNQLRRAEQESRCLQECVQTLTVQNKDLHVQLQEIKRRQAEIECKSKEEVMAVRLREADNIAAMAELQQQISELEIQKEEGKVQGQLNHTDSSQYIRDLRDQIAELKHEADSDFLLKRTEGLDQSARF; encoded by the exons ATGGCTAGCCAGGTGGCCATGCCCACGTCCCTGCAGACCCCTGCCACCTCTTCCTCTACATCTCTGTCCTCACCGTCCTCACCGGCGCAGCTCAGCCCCGACGATGTGGAGCTGCTTGCCAAACTAGAGGAGCAGAACAG GCTGCTCGAGACAGACAGCAAGTCGCTGCGCTCCATGAATGGCTCCAGGCGAAACAGTGGCTCCTCCCTAGTGTCCAGCTCCTCCGCCTCATCCAACCTCTCCCACCTGGAGGAGGACTCGTGGATCCTGTGGGGACGAATCGTCAATGAGTGGGAGGAGGTGCGCaagaagaaggagaagcagCTTAAG gATCTTGTCAGAAAAGGGATTCCCCACCACTTTCGGGCGATAGTGTGGCAGCTGTTGTGCAGCGCCCAGAATATGCCCATCAAGGATCAGTACTCAGAACTCCTGAAGATGACGTCGCCGTGCGAGAAGCTGATTCGCAGAGACATTGCCCGCACTTATCCCGAACACGAATTCTtcaaagagaaagacagctTGGGCCAGGAAGTGCTCTTCAATGTCATGAAG GCATATTCTCTGGTTGACCGTGAGGTTGGCTATTGTCAAGGGAGTGCATTCATTGTTGGACTGCTACTCATGCAG ATGCCAGAGGAGGAggctttctgtgtgtttgtgaaactgATGCAAGACTACAGATTACGAGAGCTCTTCAAACCCAGTATGGCTGAGCTAGGACTCTGCATGTACCAGTTTGAGTATATGATCCAG GAGCAACTGCCAGAGCTACATGTGCATTTCCAGGCTCAGAGCTTTCACACTTCCATGTATGCCTCCTCCTGGTTCCTCACCatcttcctcacctccttccctctccccgTCGCCACAAGGATCTTTGACATCTTCATGTGTGAG GGTCTGGAGATAGTTTTCCGTGTGGGACTGGCCATCCTTCAGATGAACCAGACTGAGCTCATCCAGCTCGACATGGAGGGAATGTTACAG CACTTTCAGAAGGTCATCCCACACCAGCTTGACAGTGGACCAGATAAGGTCATCCAGGCTGCTTATCAAGTTAAATACAACGCCAAGAAGATGAAAAA gtTAGAGAAAGATTACACTACAATCAAAACTAAAGAGATGGAGGAGCAGGTGGAGATAAAG AGGCTGCGGACGGAGAACAGGCTCCTGAAGCAAAGAATAGACACACTAGAGAAA gAAAGTGCTTCCTTGGCAGATAGATTGATCCAG GGACAAGTGACTCGAgctcaggaggcagaggagaactACCTGGTCAAGCGGGAACTGGCCACAGTCAAACAGCAGAGCGAGGAGGCCAGTGCTCAGCTGGAGCAGGCCAAGAAAACCATCAggcagctccagcagcagcagcagccacacgCG AAGGGAGCCCCTCGGTACTCTGAGGAGTCTGTCctgcagctggagagagagCTTGTGCAGGCCCGACTGAAGGAGGCGGAGTCTCAGTGTGCGCTCAAGGAGATGCAAGACAAGATCCTGGATATGGAAAAG AGGAACACGTCACTACCAGATGACACCAACGTGGCACGTCTTCAGGAGGAGCTGATAGGGGTGAAGCTGAGAGAGGCGGAGGCTCTGACTGGCCTGAAAGAGCTGAGACAGCAAGTCAGAGACCTGGAAGAGCACTGGCAG CGCCACTTGGCACGCACCGCTGGTCGCTGGAAGGACAGCCCCAGGAAGAATACCTTGAGTGAGCTGCAGGACGAGCTGATGAGTGTGAGGCTGCGTGAGGCCGAGGCCCAGGCAGAGCTGCGAGAGACACGGCAGAGGATGCTGGAGCTGGAgacacag AATCAGATTCACAGTAACCAGCTGCGACGGGCAGAGCAGGAGAGTCGCTGTCTACAGGAGTGTGTGCAAACACTGACGGTGCAAAATAAAGACCTGCATGTGCAACTGCAAGAGATCAAGCGGAGACAAGCTGAGATTGAATGCAAG agTAAGGAAGAGGTGATGGCAGTGAGGCTGCGGGAAGCTGACAACATTGCTGCTATGGCTGAACTGCAGCAACAGATCTCGGAGCTTGAGATTCAG